CACAAACCCACAGAAGTCAGGAGGAGTAAAGCCTTTCTCCTTAATAAGCAGCTGTGGTTTAGAGTAACCAGAGAGAGGTCTGTTGTTCCTGATGCTTCAAAGAGCTATTTACATTTGCATATTCCTGGAGGATACAAATCATACTTTCTGAAGAGGGCAGGGTTTAACCTCAGCCTTCTGCAAGACCATTTACAGAGACAGTTAGCCAGAATTAATACTTAATTGGAACAAAGACTCTCTTTTCTCCCTTACAGACTTAGCTGCAGCCTGTGTATTATCAGTCACCCACGTTTGAAAAGCCTTTTGATAAAGGAAAAGATACACAGGCAGGACAGGTACTTTTAATATGAGcatgtcagaaaaagaaatgtagtATTTTGAATAGTGAAattcctatatatatatataaaataatactACTTAAAGGCTGAATTTTGAAAAGAGATTAGATCACACTCTGCAGCTGACCCTTTCTAACTCAAATACTGAGGAAATACTTCAAATTTCCAGTAGGCATGTTTGCTTCCAAGGCAAGAAAACACACCCACTTGTTCCTTCACCGTTGTTTTTCCAAGTAGGAAAATCTTCCCAAAACTGTTATATTCGAGGCACTAGAGTAACAGAAACCTcagcaattaaaaatgcaaagtgaTTCCCTTGCCTCCTCAAGCGCAAAACCGGGAAGCCACCTTGCCGTTCCTGCTGGAGGAAACCCTTCCTTCCCCTCGCGACAGGCAAGGCGCACACAGGGGTCCGACAGAGCACCGGGACAGCTGCTCGGGATTAGGGGATCCCCAGGGAAACACGGCCGGAAGGTGCCCGGGATGCTCCCCGGGCCGAGGGGCTGGCACCTGCCCGCAGGTGGCACCGGCCACCGCGCCGCACAACCAGGGAATCCCCGAGCACCGCCAGCCTCCTGCATCGCACACGGGGCCTCCCCGACCGCGGCGGGGACCCCGGGGTCCGGGCAAGGGGCACGGTCCCCTCCGCGAGAGCCGCCCGAGCCTTCCCGACCCCGGGGGCGACTGGCACCGGGGAGCGGGCACAGTCCGGCacgcccccctcccccccgccctCCGCGGGACCCCGGcccggctctgcccgcggcTCCGGGCCCGCCGGCCAGCCCCGTCCCCACGGTGCTGCCACACCGCCGGGCCGGCGCGCCCCGGGGCCGCTCCGTAACGGGGCCCCACCGGAGACACGGCCCGGCACCGCCGCCGAGGGGTCCCGCCGCCATCTCCCGGTCCGGACTCCCCTCCTCCGCCGCCCCCCTGCCCCTCCCGGGGCTCTCGCGGCCCCCGGGGGCGGCGGCTTCACCGGGGCCgcgctcccccccccccccccgcccctcaGCGCCCCCCACCCGCCGCCCTCCGGCGCTCACCGCGGCTCCGCGCGCCCCTGGCCGCGCCGCGCCCGGCCGAAGGGAGGGCGGGCGGGGGTCGCGGCCCCCCGGCAGCGCCGCACGCCCGGCGCAGGCAGCCCCCGTCCCTGACCTACTTTCCGCCTGGCTTGCCACCCGACGGCGCACCACTAACCTACTTTCCAGCCAATGGCACCCTCCCCCGGCCCCGCACCGGACGCGCCCGCCCGCCAACGGGAGCGCGGCTCCTCGCCCGGCTCGCCCAATGGGCGGCAGCCGAGCGGGCAACGCCCGCCCCCCAGAGCGCCGGCAAATCCCCGGGCGGCCCCGCGGCATCGACCAATCGGGAGCGCGGCAGCGGGCCCCGGTCCCGCCCCCGGCTCgggggcggggctgaggggcGGTGAGGGGGTGCAGCCGGGACCCGGATGTGGTGGCGGCGGGGAGGGTCCGGCCGGGGTTCGGGGCGGGTGTGCCTGAGGCGGCCGGGAGGGCTCGGCCTCGGCTTCGGCGTCAGCCTCAGCCTCAGCCTCAGCCTCAGGCTTGGCCGCGCTTCTTGCGCCGGCGGCGCCGCCCGCGGTCCCGCCTGCTCCTCGCCCCTTCTCCGGGGCTCGCCCGAGCCGCTGCGTCACCGCCGCGTGACGTCAGCCGCGGCTGTGACGTCACGCGCCGAGGTGTGAAGGTTGTGACGGCGCTGCCCCAGCCTGGCCGCTGTGCCCGGGGCTCATCTCCTTCCTTCCGCCAGCGGCGAGGCCCGGGCCCGGCCCTGGGCAAGGAGCCGGTGCCGTGGTGCCACCACCCATCCGCCTTCAGGGTCAGCTGCTCTGGGCCTCGGCACAAGCTGCGGTCGGAGCCCCGCGTCACCCCCGCGGCCGTGTGCGTGGGACGCGGTTCTGTGCCAGGGACTGGTGGTGTGTCACGCACCGCACCGCACCTCTGAGCCTCGGCCGCCCGCTGGCCTCGGAGGGACGGGTGTGGTGCTGGCACGGTGTTCCTGTCATTGATGCTCCGTCACCTCCCGGCATGGTCGCACAACGCCGGAGCTGCTCGCAGCGCCAGTTCTGTTCGGCAGGTGCGAAAAGGGCCAGCGGTGGTGATACCTGGAGAGGCTGCCTGCAACAGAGGCtggacagtgttaaaggaataaagtagggatttattaaaagcccTTCAAaagattcaccttgggcagtacaagagcttGGCCATGGCTACAGCCAAGATGGACCCCGAGTTATGAGTTTTCACACTTAAGTAAATTTTGGTCCATTCCCATattggggttcattgtccaattccagctccaggttctgcagtcccaggttctgcagtcccagcctcccagattctctcctcagttctctgccctttgcactttttggggctgaagctgcagtggtgtccttggtcctggggctggaaaaggattgttttgtgtgactgagctgtgaggagaacttgctgaCCCTTGATGTGAAGTTCAGAGTCACACCCCAATGCAgtgcagaatctggaaaatatgaaagataAGGCATCAGTGGAATGTGGTGAAGCCATCCTGAGCACCACGTTCTAGTCTAAATTTAGATAATCCACAGGGCAGCGTAGAGGAGATGTGTTGCAAGCACATAATCACAGTGGAGCTGCTTTCAAATGCAAACATTTGCTAAACGTGATTGCGTGATCGCTGCATCAGATTATCATTGCCACATCCTAATTGTCTTAACATTTCCTGTGCTGTGATACCACGTCCCAGAGGTTTGGTTTGCGTTTCCTAGTGTAACATCAGCAGGGAAGTGTGGATTGCAGCAGGATTGCGTCGTGGCGTCCTTGTGGTTATCCCAGTCCACCATCCCTGGACGTGGGCAGGGTTAACAGCTCGTTTCCACCTGAGTGGGGACTAAACACAGGCAACAAGTGGCCCCTGCTGGATACAAACTGTTCACATCAGGATACTCCTACTCTAGAGAAACCCTCGAGCAGAAGGAGTTAAATGAAATACAGTACATTAACAGGATGGAAACGTACACcatgaggagagaggagaaaatgcaCGCTTTTATTTCCAGCAAAATGGGTCTGCTTTGATTTGTTTTAGCACACAGAAGTTATGGAGGTGGAGAAGTCTCCTTGACTACTTCTTTCGATTCAGCCTTTGTAGTTCTGCTCATTGTTTCTACCCATCTGTAGAAATAATCTCCCTTATGGACTCGATCACATAGTGTCTGTTTTAATGAGCCCAGTGCCTGTTGTAGGGAGTGATGCCAAGAGTAGTGATCTTTAGCTATTTCTGTAGGAGATCAGCTTAGCAGGCCGTATGTCAGATTTCCCAGTGAGCAATTGTTTTGAGTTGTTTTTACACCGTAGTTTCTATTCATGagacattaaagaaaataacagcATCTGGTTAATCAAATTCTGAATCTCACCATATGATGATATGTATCAGTCCTGTTCTGTGACTTCTTTTGAAATAGATTGTCAGGTCAGTGCAGGGAATTTCTACCTGTAGGTGAATCTTAAACCTTGAAATTTTAAAGGATGAGGATTTTAAAGGTGAGGAGCTAAGAAATGACAATTTTAAATTTGACAGGACCAGAGTTCAGCTCCTGGCGCCAAAAATGTTTGCACCACACATTTCAAAGGACAAAAGGCAAACAGGAGAGGTGAGGCTTGACCAAAGCTAGAGCATTTTCTCCTTGCCAGGTACTTGAGGGAGCACTTGAAGTAGAGCACCACACAAATGGtaggagctgctgggcagacCAGGtcagctgtgtgtgtgctcagctCAGGGCACTGGTCTGCACTGGTGTGTCTGATACAAAAGCAGAAGCATTTCCTCATCCAGACAACTCTCACCagattattttcagattttatgctttttctttctaggAATGTAGTAAATTAGGCAGAAGTTTAATTGCCTCCTTAGCTATGTTAATATGTTAATGGTTACATCATGTTTAAATACCAGAATTTGCACTAATTTTTGGCTTTAAATGACAATTTAAAAGCAGGAAGAGGGTGTGGTATGCAGCAATTGTACTGAAAATTGTGGTTTATTGGTAGAATATTGGAAAAAGTAGCTCATATTCCCGCTGACTTTCTTTACTGTATTCACATTTGAATGCTACAGTAAAAAACTTTCCAGGTCTTAGGATTTTGACTGTGTGTCAAGAAGAGTGGCAGATATGATCTCCATTAAATGCAGCCTACCTAAGGTATGATAAGGCTGTATCAGCAGTTTAATTTTAGCATCTGTAAGTTTTTAAATCTAGATAACTATTTCCTTGCACAAAAAGGAGTCTGGTTTCTCAGCTGATAAACCAAAACCTGATAggttttggtgcttttttggggggcaggGGTTGCTTTCAAGCATTCTTGATATACCTCTGGACCACC
This genomic stretch from Cinclus cinclus chromosome 6, bCinCin1.1, whole genome shotgun sequence harbors:
- the LOC134044963 gene encoding basic proline-rich protein-like, which encodes MLPGPRGWHLPAGGTGHRAAQPGNPRAPPASCIAHGASPTAAGTPGSGQGARSPPREPPEPSRPRGRLAPGSGHSPARPPPPRPPRDPGPALPAAPGPPASPVPTVLPHRRAGAPRGRSVTGPHRRHGPAPPPRGPAAISRSGLPSSAAPLPLPGLSRPPGAAASPGPRSPPPPRPSAPPTRRPPALTAAPRAPGRAAPGRREGGRGSRPPGSAARPAQAAPVPDLLSAWLATRRRTTNLLSSQWHPPPAPHRTRPPANGSAAPRPARPMGGSRAGNARPPERRQIPGRPRGIDQSGARQRAPVPPPARGRG